One genomic window of Myxococcales bacterium includes the following:
- a CDS encoding YhbY family RNA-binding protein: MPKQERAERPRKKPVRRNKPKKPEDTKVPAFDPTTGPALRGLRALGHALDPVLVIGKDGLSDGVADACKAALLRHELIKVKVLAEAPVDRKEVAAELAALTASTLAQVLGRTFLLYKRHPTKPRVRVDI, translated from the coding sequence ATGCCCAAGCAAGAGCGCGCCGAGCGCCCCCGCAAGAAGCCGGTGCGCCGCAACAAACCGAAGAAGCCGGAGGACACCAAGGTGCCGGCCTTCGACCCCACGACGGGCCCCGCCCTGCGCGGCCTGCGTGCCCTCGGCCACGCGCTCGACCCCGTGCTCGTCATCGGCAAGGACGGCCTCTCCGATGGCGTGGCCGACGCCTGCAAGGCCGCGCTCCTTCGCCACGAGCTCATCAAGGTGAAGGTGCTCGCCGAGGCCCCGGTCGACCGCAAAGAGGTGGCCGCCGAGCTCGCCGCCCTCACGGCCTCGACCTTGGCCCAGGTGCTCGGGCGCACGTTCTTGCTCTACAAGCGGCACCCCACGAAGCCCCGCGTGCGCGTCGATATCTGA
- a CDS encoding D-alanyl-D-alanine carboxypeptidase, whose translation MRFATCLLVSLLAGSVACSAELSGDPGDSSDPSGESLEGLTAEDAEVRAERILREANARRTDFEPEENATRAAASEGSATAGGPLPLAPAQMGQVGLRTLTDDARAALGLGTWGFRFVVVPVGASAPRRVLSESGTSTKLMGASTFKMFTAWTAFKTGSTGHNTLTLMLRASKNPLANLAMCQNGEKLRGYDAPCVARTNATTSMRFKDAIPATRAHLVAENVAFSSLFTQRDGSGLDPANVLTVDDLTSLLDDINTDAKRSEFLNMLAQPGVASTLETRFPGLEGKLFAKTGTYFEDGGGVKSLAGMVDLGGGSTLLFVVVGNGVGDPKKALDRIETVVRLNIAAASPQ comes from the coding sequence ATGCGCTTCGCTACGTGCCTCCTCGTCTCGCTCCTCGCCGGCTCCGTTGCGTGCTCGGCCGAGCTCTCGGGCGACCCCGGCGATTCGAGCGATCCGAGCGGCGAGAGCCTCGAGGGGCTCACCGCGGAGGACGCCGAGGTGCGCGCCGAGCGGATCCTGCGCGAAGCGAACGCACGCCGCACCGACTTCGAGCCCGAGGAGAACGCCACACGCGCGGCCGCGTCCGAGGGCAGCGCGACGGCCGGCGGCCCCCTCCCGCTCGCGCCGGCGCAGATGGGTCAGGTCGGGCTCCGCACCCTCACCGACGACGCGAGGGCGGCGCTCGGCCTCGGCACCTGGGGTTTTCGCTTCGTCGTGGTCCCCGTGGGGGCGTCGGCACCGCGGCGCGTGCTCTCGGAGTCCGGCACGTCCACGAAGCTCATGGGCGCGTCCACGTTCAAGATGTTCACCGCGTGGACGGCGTTCAAGACGGGGTCCACCGGGCACAACACGCTGACCCTCATGCTGCGCGCGAGCAAGAACCCGCTCGCGAACCTCGCGATGTGCCAGAACGGCGAGAAGCTCCGCGGCTACGACGCGCCTTGCGTCGCGCGCACGAACGCGACCACGTCGATGCGCTTCAAGGACGCCATCCCGGCGACGCGGGCCCACCTGGTCGCGGAGAACGTCGCGTTCTCGAGCCTCTTCACCCAGCGCGACGGCTCCGGGCTCGACCCGGCCAACGTCCTCACGGTCGACGACCTCACGTCCCTCCTCGACGACATCAACACCGACGCCAAGCGCTCGGAATTCCTCAACATGTTGGCACAACCGGGGGTCGCCTCCACCCTCGAGACCCGCTTCCCTGGCCTCGAGGGGAAGCTCTTCGCCAAGACCGGCACCTACTTCGAGGACGGCGGGGGCGTGAAGTCGCTCGCCGGCATGGTGGACCTCGGCGGGGGCTCGACGCTGCTCTTCGTCGTGGTCGGCAACGGCGTCGGCGATCCGAAGAAGGCGCTCGACCGCATCGAGACCGTGGTCCGCTTGAACATCGCCGCGGCCTCGCCTCAGTAG
- a CDS encoding twin-arginine translocation signal domain-containing protein — MSARNPTRRGFLKGVLALGGVAAGARLGGPLLPSAHAAGETSHLVFIFLPGGFNAALGGAAMPFVTGNKFGLTSTNIQVIGNGVTCDRATMGTLPAFAHQHWFALGARHGVSSHTTPDNSNGGGERAMTRRGTGSYLTQLAAAMGGDSALKAVHLGDYPAYRTQPAAGAVSLQRVTDLASAIRALGAGVADPTAPDRAIAGAGLGSSQAISQTQINANPRSLLSVNEAYQAGIAALNKPAPPPVTFPEISTAYGLNGATTVQSLASQLAGAEVMIRAAQSNVISVFDQGFVGWDFHQVSGGVSQNMLFSRNRLLGAGSFDDRMTPLRTFMTRMLNLPDRNVVVAITGDFVRVPNGDHGDGVVTAVFGKNVKQGTSFLCDGNARFNPNTPNVDAHWAALAAAVKCPGTPFGPNPHALLL; from the coding sequence ATGAGCGCACGCAACCCCACCCGTCGCGGATTCTTGAAGGGCGTCCTCGCCCTCGGCGGCGTCGCCGCGGGCGCCCGGCTCGGCGGCCCGCTCCTGCCGAGCGCACACGCCGCGGGCGAGACCTCCCACCTCGTCTTCATCTTCCTGCCGGGCGGCTTCAACGCTGCGCTGGGCGGCGCCGCGATGCCCTTCGTCACGGGCAACAAGTTCGGGCTCACCAGCACCAACATTCAGGTCATCGGCAACGGCGTCACCTGCGACCGCGCCACGATGGGCACGCTGCCCGCCTTCGCGCACCAGCACTGGTTCGCGCTCGGCGCGCGCCACGGTGTCTCGAGCCACACGACCCCCGACAACTCGAACGGTGGCGGCGAGCGCGCCATGACCCGTCGTGGAACGGGCAGCTACCTCACGCAGCTCGCCGCGGCGATGGGCGGCGACTCGGCGCTCAAGGCGGTGCACCTCGGCGACTACCCCGCGTACCGCACGCAGCCGGCCGCGGGCGCGGTCTCTCTCCAGCGCGTCACCGATCTCGCGAGCGCGATCCGCGCGCTCGGCGCCGGCGTCGCCGATCCCACCGCCCCGGACCGCGCGATCGCCGGCGCCGGGCTCGGGTCGTCGCAGGCGATCTCGCAGACGCAGATCAACGCGAACCCGCGCAGCCTGCTCAGCGTCAACGAGGCGTACCAGGCGGGCATCGCCGCGCTCAACAAGCCCGCGCCGCCGCCTGTTACTTTTCCAGAAATATCAACAGCTTACGGACTAAATGGCGCGACGACCGTGCAGAGCCTCGCGTCGCAGCTGGCGGGCGCCGAGGTGATGATCCGCGCCGCGCAGTCGAACGTGATCTCGGTGTTCGACCAGGGCTTCGTCGGGTGGGACTTCCACCAGGTGTCGGGCGGCGTCTCGCAGAACATGCTCTTCTCGCGCAACCGCCTGCTCGGCGCCGGCTCGTTCGACGACCGCATGACGCCGCTGCGCACGTTCATGACCCGCATGCTGAACCTCCCCGACCGCAACGTGGTGGTGGCCATCACGGGCGACTTCGTCCGCGTGCCCAACGGCGATCACGGCGACGGCGTGGTCACCGCGGTGTTCGGAAAGAACGTCAAGCAGGGGACGAGCTTCCTCTGCGACGGCAACGCCCGCTTCAACCCGAACACGCCCAACGTCGACGCCCACTGGGCGGCCCTCGCCGCCGCGGTGAAGTGCCCGGGTACCCCCTTCGGCCCCAACCCCCACGCGCTGCTGCTGTAG
- a CDS encoding vitamin B12-dependent ribonucleotide reductase, which produces MRDPRGGAAARKARGLTFARAHTRPGVDPLRAGAPGPGGAPLVYERRSSIITNPDGSIVFKMEGAEIPSTWSQLATDIVISKYFRKAGLHGKKEEGERSVRQVVHRIAHTIRDAGEGFGGYFATKADADAFEAELAYLLVHQHGAFNSPVWFNCGLFHEYGIVGSGGSWAWDVNSDPRTNATLESANAYERPQCSACFIQSVDDDLMSIYDLVKTEARLFKYGSGTGTNFSAIRGRQEKLSGGGTSSGLMSFLEVFDRAAGATKSGGTTRRAAKMVCLDMDHPEIVDFINWKVREEKKAHALIAGGYSSDFNGEAYHTISGQNSNNSIRVTDEFMKAALAGGTWQTIMRTTGEVCETLDAKDVWRQVAEAAWGCADPGVQYDTTINRWHTCPNSGKIRGSNPCSEYMFLDDTACNLASINLTKFLRDEGHEGGWFDVEAFRRACRTFFVAQEILVDLSSYPTKQIAENSHDYRPLGLGYANLGSMLMQMGVPYDSDEGRAISGAITSIMCGQAFATSAEMAQSKAPFNGFAANREPMLRVMGMHREAAYQIHREHCPAPLYRAACEDWDRAVKLGEAHGYRNSQATVLAPTGTIGLLMDCDTTGVEPDFALVKFKKLAGGGYFKIVNQSVPAALRKLGYSEREAQEIVAYISGTNTLLGAPHINRRTLKERGLTDADLAKAEAALPGVFDLDFAFGSWVLGEETYERLGLAKEQRGKRSFLEQLGFTKTQIEEANEEIIGRMTIEGAPYLKPAHYPVFDCANRCGKTGERFLAPMSHIKMMAAVQPFLSGAISKTVNLPNDASVDDVARVYEEGWRLGLKAVALYRDGCKASQPLSTSSKESKDDALEAKKAAQAAETLTPIPRTSAPQEATQLALPMKGRPEGLRVRLPKKRVGFTQEARVGGHKIFLRTGQYEDGTLGEIFIDMHKEGAAFRSLMNCFAMSVSVGLQYGVPLETYVNQFTFTRFEPQGQVEGHPYIKLSTSIVDYLFRVLGVEYLGRYDLAHVKPEGDPTQHVGFVGGGLAEDPETESLASSRLAVGRSAAMSETLEQRLPGRNDEGAAQASPLDAQLDAMMGDAPVCDVCGHITVRNGACYKCLNCGNSMGCS; this is translated from the coding sequence ATGCGTGATCCGCGCGGTGGCGCCGCGGCGCGCAAGGCGCGCGGCCTGACGTTCGCCCGCGCGCACACTCGCCCGGGCGTCGATCCGCTCCGCGCCGGCGCCCCGGGTCCCGGCGGCGCGCCGCTCGTCTACGAGCGCCGCTCGTCGATCATCACGAACCCCGACGGCTCCATCGTCTTCAAGATGGAGGGCGCGGAGATCCCGTCCACGTGGAGCCAGCTCGCCACCGACATCGTCATCTCGAAGTACTTCCGTAAGGCCGGCCTCCACGGCAAGAAGGAAGAGGGCGAGCGCAGCGTTCGGCAGGTGGTCCACCGCATCGCGCACACCATCCGCGACGCGGGCGAAGGCTTCGGCGGCTACTTCGCGACGAAGGCCGACGCCGACGCCTTCGAGGCCGAGCTCGCCTACCTGCTCGTGCACCAGCACGGCGCCTTCAACTCGCCCGTGTGGTTCAACTGCGGCCTCTTCCACGAGTACGGCATCGTCGGCTCGGGCGGCAGCTGGGCGTGGGACGTGAACAGCGATCCGCGCACCAACGCCACCCTCGAGAGCGCCAACGCCTACGAGCGGCCGCAGTGCTCGGCGTGCTTCATCCAGTCGGTCGACGACGACCTGATGAGCATCTACGACCTCGTGAAGACCGAGGCGCGCCTCTTCAAGTACGGCTCGGGCACCGGCACGAACTTCAGCGCCATCCGCGGCCGCCAGGAGAAGCTCTCCGGCGGCGGCACGTCGAGCGGCCTCATGAGCTTCCTCGAGGTGTTCGACCGCGCGGCGGGCGCCACCAAGAGCGGCGGCACCACGCGGCGCGCGGCCAAGATGGTCTGCCTCGACATGGACCACCCGGAAATCGTCGACTTCATCAACTGGAAGGTGCGCGAAGAGAAGAAGGCACACGCCCTCATCGCCGGCGGATACTCCAGTGATTTCAACGGCGAAGCGTACCACACCATCAGCGGTCAGAACTCGAACAACTCGATCCGCGTGACCGACGAGTTCATGAAGGCGGCGCTGGCGGGCGGCACCTGGCAGACCATCATGCGCACCACCGGCGAGGTCTGCGAGACCCTCGACGCGAAGGACGTGTGGCGCCAGGTCGCCGAGGCGGCGTGGGGCTGCGCTGACCCCGGCGTGCAGTACGACACCACGATCAACCGCTGGCACACCTGCCCGAACAGCGGAAAGATCCGCGGCTCGAACCCGTGCTCCGAGTACATGTTCCTCGACGACACGGCCTGCAACCTCGCGAGCATCAACCTCACGAAGTTCCTCCGCGACGAGGGCCACGAGGGCGGCTGGTTCGACGTGGAGGCGTTCCGCCGGGCATGCCGCACGTTCTTCGTCGCGCAGGAGATCCTCGTCGACCTGTCGTCGTACCCCACGAAGCAGATCGCGGAGAACAGCCACGACTACCGCCCGCTCGGCCTCGGGTACGCCAACCTCGGCTCCATGCTCATGCAGATGGGCGTGCCCTACGACTCCGACGAGGGGCGCGCGATCTCCGGCGCCATCACGTCAATCATGTGCGGTCAGGCGTTCGCCACCAGCGCGGAGATGGCGCAATCGAAGGCCCCGTTCAACGGGTTCGCCGCGAACCGCGAGCCCATGCTCCGCGTGATGGGCATGCACCGCGAGGCGGCCTACCAGATCCACCGCGAGCACTGCCCCGCCCCGCTCTACCGCGCGGCGTGCGAAGACTGGGACCGCGCCGTGAAGCTCGGCGAGGCCCACGGCTACCGCAACTCGCAGGCGACGGTGCTCGCGCCCACGGGCACGATCGGCCTGCTGATGGACTGCGACACGACGGGCGTCGAGCCCGACTTCGCGCTCGTGAAGTTCAAGAAGCTCGCCGGCGGCGGCTACTTCAAGATCGTCAACCAGTCGGTGCCGGCCGCGCTCCGCAAGCTCGGCTACTCCGAGCGCGAGGCCCAGGAGATCGTCGCCTACATCTCGGGCACGAACACCCTGCTCGGCGCGCCGCACATCAACCGACGCACCCTGAAGGAGCGCGGCCTCACCGACGCCGATCTGGCGAAGGCCGAGGCGGCCCTGCCGGGCGTGTTCGACCTCGACTTCGCCTTCGGCTCGTGGGTCCTCGGAGAGGAGACCTACGAGCGCCTCGGCCTCGCGAAGGAGCAGCGCGGCAAGCGCTCGTTCCTCGAGCAGCTCGGCTTCACCAAGACCCAGATCGAGGAGGCCAACGAGGAGATCATCGGCCGCATGACGATCGAGGGCGCGCCCTACCTGAAGCCGGCCCACTACCCAGTGTTCGACTGCGCGAACCGCTGCGGCAAGACCGGCGAGCGCTTCCTCGCGCCGATGTCGCACATCAAGATGATGGCCGCCGTACAGCCCTTCCTCTCGGGCGCCATCAGCAAGACGGTGAACCTCCCGAACGACGCCTCCGTCGACGACGTCGCGCGCGTCTACGAAGAGGGCTGGCGCCTCGGCCTGAAGGCGGTCGCCCTCTACCGCGACGGCTGCAAGGCCTCGCAGCCGCTGTCGACCTCGAGCAAGGAGAGCAAGGACGACGCGCTCGAGGCGAAGAAGGCCGCGCAGGCCGCCGAGACCCTCACGCCGATCCCCCGCACCTCGGCCCCGCAAGAGGCGACGCAGCTCGCGCTCCCCATGAAGGGGCGGCCCGAGGGCCTCCGCGTTCGGCTCCCCAAGAAGCGTGTAGGCTTCACGCAAGAGGCGCGGGTCGGTGGCCACAAGATCTTCCTCCGCACGGGCCAGTACGAAGACGGCACGCTCGGCGAGATCTTCATCGACATGCACAAGGAGGGCGCCGCCTTCCGCTCGCTCATGAACTGCTTCGCCATGAGCGTCTCGGTGGGCCTCCAGTACGGCGTGCCGCTCGAGACCTACGTGAACCAGTTCACCTTCACGCGCTTCGAGCCCCAGGGCCAAGTCGAAGGCCACCCGTACATCAAGCTGTCCACCAGCATCGTCGACTACCTGTTCCGGGTGCTCGGCGTGGAGTACCTCGGCCGCTACGACCTCGCGCACGTGAAGCCCGAGGGCGATCCGACCCAGCACGTCGGCTTCGTGGGCGGCGGCCTCGCGGAGGACCCGGAGACCGAGTCCCTCGCGTCGTCGCGCCTCGCCGTCGGCCGCAGCGCCGCGATGTCGGAGACCCTCGAGCAGCGGCTCCCCGGCCGGAACGACGAGGGGGCCGCGCAGGCCTCGCCGCTCGACGCGCAGCTCGACGCGATGATGGGCGACGCGCCCGTCTGCGACGTGTGCGGCCACATCACGGTGCGCAACGGCGCTTGCTACAAGTGCCTCAACTGCGGCAACTCGATGGGCTGCTCCTGA